In Leopardus geoffroyi isolate Oge1 chromosome D1, O.geoffroyi_Oge1_pat1.0, whole genome shotgun sequence, a single window of DNA contains:
- the RBMXL2 gene encoding RNA-binding motif protein, X-linked-like-2, translated as MVEADRPGKLFIGGLNPETDEKGLEAAFGKYGRISEVLLMKDRETSKSRGFAFVTFESPADAKAASRDMNGKTLDGKAIKVAQATKPAFESGRRGAPPPSRSRGRSRGLRGTRGGGVGPRRPPSRGGPADDSIYAGDFDPRSSRAPLPMKRGPPPRRAGPPPKRAAPSGLARSSGGGMRGRAAAARGRDGYAGPPRREPPPPRRDPYLSPREEDCSPRDNYSSRYYPSARDPREFAPSPREYTYRDYGHSNARDNCPSRGYGDRDGYGGRDRDFSDHPSGGFYRDLFESYGDPRSAAAMRGPPLSYGGGGRYDEYRGCSPDAYGGGRDSYGGGRSDRYSRGRDRVGRADRGLSPSLERGCPPPRDSYSRSGRRVPRGGGRLGSRSERGGARSRY; from the coding sequence ATGGTTGAGGCGGATCGCCCCGGGAAGCTCTTCATTGGCGGGCTCAACCCCGAAACCGACGAGAAAGGCCTCGAGGCCGCGTTTGGCAAGTATGGCCGCATCAGTGAGGTGCTCTTGATGAAAGATCGAGAAACCAGTAAGTCCAGGGGCTTCGCGTTCGTCACCTTCGAAAGCCCGGCAGACGCCAAGGCTGCCTCCAGAGATATGAACGGCAAGACCCTGGATGGTAAAGCCATCAAGGTGGCCCAGGCCACCAAGCCGGCGTTTGAGAGCGGCCGGCGGGGCGCGCCGCCGCCGTCCCGCAGCCGTGGTCGCTCGAGGGGCCTGCGCGGGACCCGCGGGGGCGGCGTTGGCCCGCGGCGACCCCCATCCCGGGGAGGGCCGGCGGACGACAGCATCTACGCGGGGGATTTCGACCCGCGGTCCTCCAGGGCCCCGCTGCCCATGAAGCGCGGGCCGCCGCCACGCAGGGCCGGGCCGCCCCCCAAGAGGGCCGCGCCGTCGGGCCTGGCTCGCAGCAGCGGCGGTGGAATGCGCGGGCGGGCCGCGGCCGCACGGGGGCGAGACGGCTATGCAGGTCCACCGCGCCGGGAGCCGCCACCCCCGCGCCGGGACCCCTACCTGAGTCCCCGGGAGGAGGACTGCTCGCCCAGAGACAACTACTCGAGCCGATACTACCCTAGCGCCCGCGACCCCCGCGAGTTTGCTCCTTCGCCTCGAGAGTACACCTACCGCGATTACGGCCACTCCAATGCCCGGGATAACTGTCCGTCGAGAGGGTATGGCGACCGAGACGGCTACGGGGGGCGCGACCGCGACTTCTCGGACCATCCGAGCGGAGGCTTCTACCGAGACCTATTCGAGAGCTACGGGGACCCGCGCAGCGCCGCCGCGATGCGGGGGCCTCCGCTGTCGTACGGCGGGGGAGGCCGCTACGACGAGTACCGGGGCTGCTCGCCCGACGCCTATGGCGGCGGCCGCGACAGTTACGGCGGCGGCCGTAGCGACCGCTACTCGAGGGGCCGCGACCGGGTAGGCAGAGCCGACCGCGGGCTCTCCCCGTCCTTGGAAAGGGGGTGCCCTCCCCCGCGCGATTCTTACAGCCGCTCTGGCCGCAGGGTCCCCAGGGGCGGAGGCCGCCTGGGAAGCCGCTCGGAGAGAGGGGGAGCCCGGAGCAGATACTAA